The following are encoded together in the Hoplias malabaricus isolate fHopMal1 chromosome 3, fHopMal1.hap1, whole genome shotgun sequence genome:
- the matn4 gene encoding matrilin-4, with protein MRRFLLCLAVLLALAALMEARPKTAGDQKCKSGPVDLVFIIDGSRSVRPHEFETMRKFMIDIIHELDVGKDKTRVGVVQYSSQVQNVFSLKDHNTHQQMVKAINEIIPLAQGTMTGLAIRYAMNVAFSSAEGARANVPHVAVIVTDGRPQDRVAEVAAAARESGIEIYAVGVARADMTSLRAMASPPFEDHVFLVESFDLIHQFGLQFQDKLCKIDLCIESDHGCDHICESSPGSYQCLCLPGYTLNEDGKTCTVIDLCVEGKHDCEQICISSPGSFTCDCNNGYTLNEDKKTCTMIDYCSFGNDSCQHECVSILNGFNCRCNEGYALNEDKRTCTMIDYCSFGNDSCEHECVSVLQSFYCRCHEGYNLNEDETTCTMIDYCSFGNDSCEHECVSILNGFNCRCKDGYKLNEDEKTCTMIDYCSFGNDSCEHECVSVLNGFYCRCNEGYTLNEDERTCTMIDYCSFGNDSCQHECVSVLKGFYCRCNEGYSLNEDKKTCTMIDYCSFGNDSCEHDCVSLLNGFNCRCHEGYTLNEDKKTCTMIDYCSFGNDSCEHECVSVLNGFYCRCNEGYTLNEDKKTCTMIDYCSFGNDSCQHECVTVLKGFYCRCNEGYTLNEDKKTCTMIDYCAFGNDSCEHTCVSVLKGFYCRCNGGYTLNDDKKTCTMIDYCSFGNHSCDHECVSVLNGFYCRCNKDYTLQEDGKTCQADDLCKVVEHGCEHQCVSTPGSYYCICPEGHVLQDDGKSCGSCRSSNIDLVLLIDGSKSVRPQNFELVKQFVNQVVDQLDISGHRTRVGLVQYSSRVRTEFSLNMYKSKEEIKAAVLKVEYMEKGTMTGLALKHMVENSFSEAEGARPPSKNIPRIGLVFTDGRSQDDITEWSKKAKDAGITMYAVGVGKAVEDELRLIASEPVDKHFFYTADFTAITQIAENLKLNVCAEESQGEIEVKDPCACESLVEFQQATMTTLTQLNQKLSAMATRLEKLENQLLTRK; from the exons ATGAGACGTTTTCTTCTGTGCCTTGCTGTGCTGCTGGCTCTCGCCGCACTCATGGAAGCTAGACCCAAAACAG CTGGAGATCAGAAGTGTAAATCCGGTCCGGTCGACCTGGTATTCATCATAGACGGCTCGCGGAGTGTTCGTCCACACGAGTTCGAGACGATGCGGAAGTTCATGATCGACATCATCCACGAGCTGGACGTGGGTAAGGACAAGACCCGTGTGGGGGTGGTGCAGTATTCCAGCCAAGTCCAGAACGTCTTCTCCCTCAAAGACCACAACACTCACCAGCAGATGGTTAAAGCCATCAACGAGATCATCCCCCTGGCGCAGGGGACCATGACCGGGCTGGCCATCCGCTATGCCATGAACGTGGCTTTCTCCTCGGCTGAGGGAGCGCGGGCAAACGTACCCCACGTGGCCGTCATCGTGACGGACGGACGACCTCAGGACCGAGTCGCAGAAGTGGCCGCTGCCGCCAGGGAGTCCGGCATCGAGATCTATGCAGTGGGTGTGGCCAGAGCCGATATGACCTCGCTCAGGGCCATGGCATCCCCACCCTTCGAAGATCACGTCTTCCTCGTGGAAAGCTTTGATCTAATTCACCAGTTCGGGCTCCAGTTCCAGGACAAGCTGTGCA AAATTGATCTTTGTATTGAGTCTGATCATGGCTGTGATCACATCTGTGAGAGTTCCCCGGGGTCCTATCAGTGCCTCTGCCTCCCAGGATACACACTTAATGAGGATGGGAAAACCTGCACAG TGATCGATTTGTGTGTGGAGGGCAAACATGACTGTGAGCAGATCTGTATCAGTTCTCCTGGCTCTTTCACCTGCGACTGCAACAACGGATACACACTCAACGAAGACAAGAAGACCTGTACAa TGATCGACTACTGCTCGTTCGGAAACGATAGCTGTCAGCACGAGTGTGTGAGCATCCTCAATGGCTTTAACTGCCGCTGTAATGAGGGATACGCACTCAATGAAGACAAAAGGACCTGCACAA TGATCGACTACTGTTCCTTTGGGAATGATAGCTGTGAgcacgagtgtgtgagtgtgctccAAAGCTTTTATTGCCGCTGCCACGAAGGATACAATCTCAATGAGGACGAGACGACTTGTACAA TGATCGACTACTGCTCATTTGGGAATGACAGCTGTGAGCACGAGTGTGTGAGCATCCTGAATGGCTTTAACTGTCGCTGTAAGGATGGATACAAACTCAACGAGGACGAGAAGACCTGCACAA TGATTGACTACTGCTCATTCGGAAATGATAGCTGCGAGCACGAATGTGTGAGCGTACTCAACGGCTTTTACTGCCGCTGTAATGAGGGATACACACTCAATGAAGATGAAAGGACCTGCACAA TGATCGACTACTGCTCGTTCGGAAATGATAGCTGTCAGCACGAGTGTGTGAGCGTCCTCAAAGGCTTTTACTGTCGCTGTAATGAGGGATACTCACTTAATGAGGACAAGAAGACCTGCACAA TGATCGACTACTGCTCATTTGGAAACGACAGCTGCGAACATGATTGTGTGAGCCTCCTCAATGGGTTTAACTGCCGCTGTCACGAAGGATACACCCTCAATGAGGATAAGAAAACCTGCACAA TGATTGACTACTGCTCGTTCGGAAATGATAGCTGTGAGCACGAGTGTGTGAGCGTCCTCAACGGCTTTTACTGCCGTTGTAACGAGGGATACACACTCAATGAGGATAAGAAGACCTGCACAA TGATCGACTACTGCTCGTTCGGAAATGATAGCTGTCAGCACGAGTGTGTGACCGTCCTCAAAGGCTTTTACTGTCGCTGTAATGAGGGATACACACTCAATGAGGACAAGAAGACTTGCACAA TGATCGACTACTGTGCGTTCGGAAACGATAGCTGTGAGCACACGTGTGTGAGTGTCCTCAAAGGCTTTTACTGTCGCTGTAACGGTGGATACACACTCAACGACGACAAGAAGACCTGCACAA TGATTGACTATTGCTCATTTGGGAATCACAGCTGTGatcatgagtgtgtgagtgtcctcAATGGATTTTACTGCCGCTGTAATAAGGACTACACTCTGCAGGAGGATGGCAAGACCTGCCAGG ctGATGACCTGTGTAAGGTAGTGGAGCATGGCTGTGAGCACCAGTGTGTGAGCACTCCAGGATCGTACTACTGCATCTGCCCTGAAGGCCATGTTCTACAGGATGATGGAAAGAGCTGTGGAA GCTGCAGATCATCCAACATTGACCTGGTCCTCCTGATCGATGGCTCTAAAAGTGTACGGCCCCAGAACTTTGAGCTCGTTAAGCAGTTTGTCAATCAGGTGGTAGACCAGCTGGATATTTCAGGTCACAGAACCAGAGTGGGACTCGTTCAGTACTCCAGCCGAGTGAGGACCGAGTTCTCTCTCAACATGTACAAGAGCAAGGAGGAGATCAAGGCCGCTGTGTTGAAGGTGGAGTACATGGAGAAGGGAACCATGACTGGTCTGGCGCTGAAGCACATGGTGGAGAACAGTTTCTCTGAGGCTGAAGGTGCTCGCCCTCCATCGAAGAACATCCCTCGGATCGGCCTGGTGTTTACTGACGGTCGCTCTCAGGACGACATTACAGAGTGGTCCAAGAAGGCCAAGGACGCGG GCATCACTATGTATGCTGTTGGTGTGGGGAAAGCTGTGGAGGATGAGCTGAGACTGATTGCCTCTGAACCAGTGGACAAACACTTCTTCTACACCGCTGATTTCACAGCCATTACCCAGATCGCAGAGAACCTCAAACTCAATGTCTGTGCAG AGGAGAGTCAAGGGGAAATTGAGGTGAAGGACCCATGCGCTTGTGAAAGCCTTGTGGAGTTCCAGCAGGCCACTATGACCACACTCACACAACTCAACCAGAA actctcagcAATggctacacgactggagaagcTGGAGAATCAATTGCTCACACGGAAATGA